A genomic region of Elaeis guineensis isolate ETL-2024a chromosome 9, EG11, whole genome shotgun sequence contains the following coding sequences:
- the LOC105051144 gene encoding RPM1-interacting protein 4 isoform X1: MAQRARVPEFGNWETARTVPYTQYFENARKNRGGGKMINPNDPEQNPEAYADDVSPVQAPRAGTNPGAPKSKDGRPTRREGGDFRQTTEPPLRNEAMGRKPPADPPHQRYGDRGSNVHSHRRPGRLNSGDPSSLHPHHQPISGSRGGAHASSLERKVSSEGHGPAPATPGRSRKKPGGQGYETPEKDLTVPRFGGWDESNPSSGDNYTGIFNRLRENRASPGPNAADVPSHSMGRQRDRSPENKKCSCMSWLGK; encoded by the exons CAGCGAGCTCGTGTTCCTGAATTTGGCAACTGGGAAACTGCTCGCACCGTCCCTTATACACAATATTTTGAAAACGCCAGAAAGAATAGAGGTGGAGGCAAGATGATCAATCCAAATGATCCTGAGCAAAACCCAGAAGCTTATGCTGATGATGTATCACCAGTGCAAGCACCTAGAGCTGGGACTAATCCTGGGGCCCCAAAATCAAAGGATGGACGACCCACAAGGAGGGAAGGTGGTGATTTTCGACAAACTACTGAACCTCCTCTCCGTAATGAAGCCATGGGAAGAAAGCCTCCAGCAGATCCACCTCATCAGCGGTATGGAGACCGAGGAAGCAATGTTCATTCACATAGGAGGCCAGGCAGACTAAATTCTGGAGATCCATCTTCCCTTCACCCCCACCATCAGCCAATATCTGGAAGCAGAGGTGGAGCacatgcttcttcattggaaagAAAGGTTTCATCAGAAGGGCATGGACCTGCTCCCGCCACTCCAGGAAGATCCAGAAAGAAGCCGGGTGGGCAAGGCTATGAAACA CCGGAGAAAGATTTGACTGTTCCAAGGTTTGGTGGATGGGATGAAAGCAATCCTTCATCAGGAGATAATTATACTGGCATCTTTAACAGACTAAGGGAGAATCGAGCATCTCCAGGTCCAAATGCTGCTGATGTGCCATCACATTCCATGGGTCGCCAGAGAGACAGAAGTCCTGAAAACAAG AAATGTTCATGCATGAGCTGGTTAGGAAAGTGA
- the LOC105051144 gene encoding RPM1-interacting protein 4 isoform X2 codes for MARARVPEFGNWETARTVPYTQYFENARKNRGGGKMINPNDPEQNPEAYADDVSPVQAPRAGTNPGAPKSKDGRPTRREGGDFRQTTEPPLRNEAMGRKPPADPPHQRYGDRGSNVHSHRRPGRLNSGDPSSLHPHHQPISGSRGGAHASSLERKVSSEGHGPAPATPGRSRKKPGGQGYETPEKDLTVPRFGGWDESNPSSGDNYTGIFNRLRENRASPGPNAADVPSHSMGRQRDRSPENKKCSCMSWLGK; via the exons CGAGCTCGTGTTCCTGAATTTGGCAACTGGGAAACTGCTCGCACCGTCCCTTATACACAATATTTTGAAAACGCCAGAAAGAATAGAGGTGGAGGCAAGATGATCAATCCAAATGATCCTGAGCAAAACCCAGAAGCTTATGCTGATGATGTATCACCAGTGCAAGCACCTAGAGCTGGGACTAATCCTGGGGCCCCAAAATCAAAGGATGGACGACCCACAAGGAGGGAAGGTGGTGATTTTCGACAAACTACTGAACCTCCTCTCCGTAATGAAGCCATGGGAAGAAAGCCTCCAGCAGATCCACCTCATCAGCGGTATGGAGACCGAGGAAGCAATGTTCATTCACATAGGAGGCCAGGCAGACTAAATTCTGGAGATCCATCTTCCCTTCACCCCCACCATCAGCCAATATCTGGAAGCAGAGGTGGAGCacatgcttcttcattggaaagAAAGGTTTCATCAGAAGGGCATGGACCTGCTCCCGCCACTCCAGGAAGATCCAGAAAGAAGCCGGGTGGGCAAGGCTATGAAACA CCGGAGAAAGATTTGACTGTTCCAAGGTTTGGTGGATGGGATGAAAGCAATCCTTCATCAGGAGATAATTATACTGGCATCTTTAACAGACTAAGGGAGAATCGAGCATCTCCAGGTCCAAATGCTGCTGATGTGCCATCACATTCCATGGGTCGCCAGAGAGACAGAAGTCCTGAAAACAAG AAATGTTCATGCATGAGCTGGTTAGGAAAGTGA
- the LOC105051144 gene encoding uncharacterized protein isoform X3 — MINPNDPEQNPEAYADDVSPVQAPRAGTNPGAPKSKDGRPTRREGGDFRQTTEPPLRNEAMGRKPPADPPHQRYGDRGSNVHSHRRPGRLNSGDPSSLHPHHQPISGSRGGAHASSLERKVSSEGHGPAPATPGRSRKKPGGQGYETPEKDLTVPRFGGWDESNPSSGDNYTGIFNRLRENRASPGPNAADVPSHSMGRQRDRSPENKKCSCMSWLGK; from the exons ATGATCAATCCAAATGATCCTGAGCAAAACCCAGAAGCTTATGCTGATGATGTATCACCAGTGCAAGCACCTAGAGCTGGGACTAATCCTGGGGCCCCAAAATCAAAGGATGGACGACCCACAAGGAGGGAAGGTGGTGATTTTCGACAAACTACTGAACCTCCTCTCCGTAATGAAGCCATGGGAAGAAAGCCTCCAGCAGATCCACCTCATCAGCGGTATGGAGACCGAGGAAGCAATGTTCATTCACATAGGAGGCCAGGCAGACTAAATTCTGGAGATCCATCTTCCCTTCACCCCCACCATCAGCCAATATCTGGAAGCAGAGGTGGAGCacatgcttcttcattggaaagAAAGGTTTCATCAGAAGGGCATGGACCTGCTCCCGCCACTCCAGGAAGATCCAGAAAGAAGCCGGGTGGGCAAGGCTATGAAACA CCGGAGAAAGATTTGACTGTTCCAAGGTTTGGTGGATGGGATGAAAGCAATCCTTCATCAGGAGATAATTATACTGGCATCTTTAACAGACTAAGGGAGAATCGAGCATCTCCAGGTCCAAATGCTGCTGATGTGCCATCACATTCCATGGGTCGCCAGAGAGACAGAAGTCCTGAAAACAAG AAATGTTCATGCATGAGCTGGTTAGGAAAGTGA